The following are encoded together in the Streptomyces tsukubensis genome:
- a CDS encoding STAS domain-containing protein, translating into MPRPRTPGKDDHAGVPPQRSRGVLGDQYALENTWVIAAHGDIDMQNLGPLRMALEETAASHPVTVLDTSGVTFADSTFLNLLLRAHQSTSLRIAAPSEPVRRLLEITGADRVLSLYPSVAQAGRD; encoded by the coding sequence GTGCCCAGACCTCGCACGCCAGGCAAGGACGATCACGCAGGCGTTCCTCCACAGCGTTCCCGCGGAGTGCTCGGAGACCAGTACGCGCTGGAGAACACCTGGGTCATCGCCGCCCACGGCGATATCGACATGCAGAACCTCGGACCTCTCCGGATGGCGTTGGAGGAGACCGCCGCCAGCCACCCCGTGACCGTCCTCGACACCAGCGGTGTCACCTTCGCCGATTCCACCTTCCTCAACCTCCTGCTGCGCGCCCACCAGTCGACGTCACTGAGGATCGCGGCGCCGTCCGAGCCGGTGCGCAGACTGCTCGAAATCACCGGCGCCGACCGGGTCCTGTCCCTCTACCCCAGCGTGGCGCAGGCCGGCCGGGACTGA
- a CDS encoding aldo/keto reductase gives MTTPQFALGAMSFGTTVDRDTSMALLDRFAARGGRWIDTANCYSFWADPSGVGGQSETLIGEWLTARDGVRDRILISTKVGQQPTAAGKWPESAEGLSPAVIHAAVRDSLRRLRTDRIDLYWAHAEKRDDPLAETVAAFGATVRDGLVRRLGASNHTAWRVERARALAREQGVTGWTALQLRHSYVHPRPWAVVPEGGHRLATAETLDYAASEDDVDLWVYSSLLSGAYTRADRPMHEIYDHPGTTRRLAVLAEVSAETGATPHQVVLAWLTGGTPGIVPIVGVSREDQLDEAFEAMELRLTEDQRRRMDQPV, from the coding sequence ATGACCACACCCCAATTCGCCCTGGGCGCGATGAGCTTCGGTACGACGGTGGACAGGGACACCTCGATGGCGCTCCTCGACCGGTTCGCCGCCCGGGGCGGGCGCTGGATCGATACCGCCAACTGCTACAGCTTCTGGGCCGACCCCTCCGGTGTGGGCGGTCAGAGCGAGACACTCATCGGGGAGTGGCTCACCGCCCGCGACGGCGTCAGGGACCGGATACTCATCAGTACGAAGGTGGGCCAGCAGCCGACCGCGGCGGGGAAATGGCCCGAGTCCGCCGAGGGCCTCTCCCCGGCCGTCATCCACGCGGCCGTACGGGACAGCCTGCGGCGGCTTCGTACGGACCGGATCGACCTCTACTGGGCACACGCGGAGAAGCGCGACGACCCGTTGGCCGAGACGGTGGCGGCCTTCGGCGCGACGGTGAGGGACGGACTCGTCCGCAGGCTCGGTGCATCCAACCACACGGCGTGGCGCGTGGAGCGGGCCCGTGCCCTCGCACGGGAGCAGGGGGTCACCGGCTGGACCGCCCTCCAGCTGCGCCACTCCTACGTACACCCCAGGCCGTGGGCGGTGGTCCCGGAAGGCGGCCACCGACTCGCCACAGCGGAGACGCTCGACTACGCGGCGAGCGAGGACGACGTGGACCTGTGGGTGTACAGCTCGCTGCTGAGCGGCGCCTACACCCGCGCCGACCGGCCCATGCACGAGATCTACGACCACCCGGGCACCACGCGGCGCCTCGCGGTGCTCGCGGAGGTGTCGGCGGAGACCGGGGCGACGCCCCATCAGGTGGTGCTCGCCTGGCTGACCGGTGGCACGCCCGGCATCGTTCCGATCGTGGGAGTGAGCCGCGAGGACCAGCTCGACGAGGCATTCGAGGCGATGGAGCTGCGGCTCACGGAGGACCAGCGTCGGCGCATGGACCAACCGGTCTGA
- a CDS encoding SgcJ/EcaC family oxidoreductase, which yields MPATDDRSAVTAVITSLIDAWRRHDADAYGAQFTEDATYVTFVGTYYRGRRDIIESHRTLFATFLKGTRLADEILDIRFYGPDTAVITGRGDSYKGGKPKKPTKVQTYTLVREQDGRWRIAAFHNTKRKPLMEAISFKTAPTLVPASRK from the coding sequence ATGCCCGCCACGGACGACCGGAGCGCCGTCACCGCGGTGATCACCTCACTCATCGACGCCTGGCGACGCCACGACGCCGACGCCTACGGTGCGCAGTTCACAGAGGACGCCACCTACGTCACCTTCGTCGGCACGTACTACCGGGGCCGCCGCGACATCATCGAAAGCCACCGGACGCTGTTCGCCACATTCCTCAAGGGCACGCGGCTCGCCGACGAGATCCTGGACATTCGCTTCTACGGTCCGGACACCGCCGTGATCACCGGCCGCGGCGACAGCTACAAGGGCGGCAAACCGAAGAAACCGACCAAGGTCCAGACCTACACCCTGGTCCGTGAGCAGGACGGCCGGTGGCGCATCGCGGCCTTCCACAACACCAAGCGCAAGCCGCTCATGGAGGCCATCTCCTTCAAGACCGCCCCCACCCTCGTCCCGGCGTCCCGGAAGTGA
- a CDS encoding MarR family winged helix-turn-helix transcriptional regulator codes for MADLTPADEHLVFRQYLDAVGLHGMAGAEAVGLSASEWYALSRIALEATLTSGELAARTGLTTGATTRLIDRLERAGFVRRAADPDDRRKVVVEPVADSLDHIESVVGPARRHIAEVLSRYTPEQRAVLFDYFAHAAPAFRAATEEIRDAAAHRRQREADATAHRP; via the coding sequence ATGGCAGACCTGACTCCGGCGGACGAGCACTTGGTCTTCCGTCAGTACCTCGACGCCGTGGGACTCCATGGCATGGCAGGGGCGGAAGCGGTGGGGCTCAGCGCCTCCGAGTGGTACGCGCTCAGCCGGATCGCGCTGGAAGCCACACTCACCTCGGGAGAACTGGCCGCGCGTACCGGTCTCACCACCGGGGCGACCACTCGCCTGATCGACCGTCTGGAGCGCGCCGGATTCGTCCGCCGGGCCGCCGATCCGGATGATCGACGCAAGGTCGTCGTCGAACCGGTGGCCGACTCCCTCGACCATATTGAGAGTGTGGTCGGGCCCGCCCGGCGCCACATCGCTGAGGTGCTCAGTCGATACACGCCGGAGCAACGCGCCGTGCTCTTCGACTACTTCGCTCACGCGGCCCCTGCTTTTCGGGCGGCCACCGAGGAGATCAGGGACGCAGCAGCACACCGTCGTCAGCGCGAGGCAGACGCGACGGCCCACCGCCCCTGA
- a CDS encoding cytochrome P450 → MSGAAEQTRTQESLPVYPFGEWGDRLSPWYARLCVEEAAAHRVRTLNGDTVWLVTRHAVARAVLADPRMSLRAAGTESAPRQQRVRFCPAGGAGTPGPFFDDPVLRTVVQQALSPREVRARTAAVTSAAHRFFAALGRRPRGERETDWNEGIVRPLSYRLTGRLLFGELPDSVRDELRAAFQVGLTFHGHPDTAVRAAWDKFHAVLADWYADPAHLAGDHLMARLARAAGEAVDPAGLAAMAGPLWCAGHEASVGFLTNILPVLDGNPELRAALRASEASVPRITEELLRVTPLVTGGAPRVAMEDAVIAGIPVKRGECVVVSYEAANRDPRAFPDPERPEPRRAGPGHLAFGHGPHRCPGQHLARLEIDVVLRAIRVHTPGLRPAVPVGDVRWRSGSVVRTPHALPVVW, encoded by the coding sequence GTGAGCGGCGCGGCCGAACAGACACGGACACAGGAGAGCCTGCCGGTCTATCCGTTCGGGGAGTGGGGCGACCGGCTGTCCCCCTGGTACGCGCGGCTGTGCGTCGAGGAGGCGGCGGCCCATCGGGTGCGGACACTGAACGGCGACACGGTATGGCTCGTGACCCGGCACGCCGTGGCGCGGGCGGTCCTCGCCGACCCCCGCATGAGCCTGCGCGCGGCGGGCACCGAGAGCGCGCCGAGGCAGCAGCGCGTCAGGTTCTGCCCCGCGGGCGGCGCCGGGACTCCGGGACCATTCTTCGACGACCCGGTCCTGCGTACGGTGGTGCAGCAAGCGCTGAGCCCCCGTGAGGTGCGGGCCAGAACCGCGGCCGTCACCAGCGCCGCCCACCGGTTCTTCGCCGCGCTCGGCCGCCGCCCGCGCGGCGAGCGCGAGACCGACTGGAACGAAGGCATCGTCCGCCCCCTCTCGTACCGTCTCACCGGCCGGCTCCTCTTCGGAGAGCTGCCCGACTCCGTCCGCGACGAGCTGCGGGCTGCCTTCCAGGTCGGGCTGACCTTCCACGGCCACCCGGACACCGCCGTACGCGCGGCCTGGGACAAGTTCCACGCGGTCCTGGCCGACTGGTACGCCGACCCGGCACATCTGGCCGGCGACCACCTCATGGCACGGCTCGCGCGGGCGGCGGGCGAAGCCGTGGACCCCGCCGGGCTCGCCGCGATGGCGGGACCACTGTGGTGCGCGGGACACGAGGCGTCGGTCGGGTTTCTCACCAACATCCTGCCCGTCCTCGACGGCAACCCCGAACTCCGCGCGGCCCTGCGGGCGTCCGAGGCGTCGGTGCCGCGGATCACGGAGGAACTGCTCCGGGTCACGCCCCTCGTCACCGGTGGCGCGCCCCGAGTCGCCATGGAGGACGCGGTGATCGCGGGTATCCCGGTCAAGAGAGGGGAGTGCGTGGTCGTTTCGTACGAGGCGGCCAACCGGGATCCGAGAGCGTTCCCCGACCCGGAACGCCCGGAGCCGCGGAGGGCGGGCCCGGGGCACCTCGCCTTCGGCCACGGCCCCCATCGCTGCCCCGGCCAGCACCTGGCCCGACTTGAGATCGATGTGGTCCTACGAGCCATACGCGTACATACTCCCGGTCTGCGCCCCGCCGTACCGGTCGGGGATGTGCGCTGGCGCTCCGGCAGCGTGGTCAGGACCCCGCACGCCCTGCCGGTGGTCTGGTGA
- a CDS encoding glycosyltransferase, whose amino-acid sequence MREARSASDERAERRPPPAIAVVVPAHNESALLGATLRSTRAAARRLGPDGPRVVTVVAADACTDGTAAVARRHGAHVVEVSRRNVGAARAAAVTAALGLLGEDAWRTWIAVTDADTVVPARWLSHQLFHAGRGWECVVGTVRVASHPPVDKAVLHRHDALYFAGRPPVRRLPWDHPHVHGANLGVTAEAYRSAGGFPPLTHGEDRALVAALEREGRRILRTDRCPVRTAGRSTPRAPHGFGAFLRALDHPAETGAEPPELPR is encoded by the coding sequence GTGAGGGAGGCACGTTCGGCGTCCGACGAACGCGCGGAGCGTCGGCCGCCACCGGCGATCGCCGTCGTCGTCCCCGCCCACAACGAGAGCGCGCTGCTCGGCGCGACCCTCCGGTCCACCCGCGCCGCCGCGCGCAGGCTCGGACCCGACGGCCCGCGCGTCGTCACCGTGGTCGCGGCCGACGCCTGTACGGACGGCACGGCGGCCGTCGCCCGTCGCCACGGAGCACACGTCGTGGAGGTGTCCCGCCGCAATGTGGGCGCCGCCAGGGCCGCGGCCGTCACGGCCGCGCTCGGCCTGCTGGGCGAGGACGCGTGGCGGACGTGGATCGCCGTCACCGACGCCGACACCGTCGTGCCCGCCCGATGGCTCTCCCACCAACTGTTCCACGCGGGCCGGGGCTGGGAGTGCGTGGTGGGGACGGTACGGGTCGCGTCCCATCCGCCGGTCGACAAGGCGGTGCTGCACCGGCACGACGCCCTCTACTTCGCCGGGCGCCCGCCCGTCCGCCGCCTGCCCTGGGACCACCCGCACGTGCACGGCGCCAACCTGGGTGTCACCGCGGAGGCGTACCGCTCGGCGGGCGGGTTCCCGCCGCTCACCCACGGGGAGGACCGGGCCCTGGTCGCGGCCCTGGAACGCGAGGGGCGGCGCATCCTGCGCACCGACCGCTGCCCCGTACGCACCGCGGGCCGCAGCACCCCCAGGGCGCCCCACGGGTTCGGCGCCTTCCTGCGGGCACTGGACCATCCCGCGGAAACCGGCGCGGAACCGCCCGAGCTCCCGAGGTGA
- a CDS encoding SAM-dependent methyltransferase, protein MYADTGDPWDLAGRWYEERKYALTVAALPRRRYRSAFEPGCSVGVLTALLAPRCDRLLAADRVPSAVASARERTRDLPGTEVRGMTLPEEWPEGTFDLIVLSEMLYYFDDFELSCLLGRAVHSLEPGGTLVTAHWDHPVRDHLRTGSQLAPVLRATPGLVELSEYRDPDFVLQTFTRGAPDGSAPPSVAEAEGLV, encoded by the coding sequence ATGTACGCCGACACGGGCGACCCCTGGGACCTCGCCGGACGCTGGTACGAGGAGCGCAAGTACGCGCTGACCGTCGCTGCCCTGCCGCGCCGCCGCTACCGCTCCGCCTTCGAACCCGGCTGCTCCGTCGGGGTCCTCACCGCCCTGCTCGCACCCCGCTGCGACCGCCTTCTCGCCGCGGACCGCGTGCCGTCCGCCGTCGCATCCGCCAGGGAACGCACCCGTGACCTGCCGGGGACCGAGGTCCGCGGGATGACGCTGCCCGAGGAGTGGCCCGAGGGCACCTTCGACCTCATCGTCCTCTCCGAAATGCTCTACTACTTCGACGACTTCGAGCTGAGCTGTCTCCTGGGGCGGGCGGTGCACAGCCTCGAACCCGGTGGCACCCTGGTGACCGCGCACTGGGACCATCCCGTACGCGACCACCTCAGGACCGGATCACAGCTCGCCCCCGTGCTGCGGGCCACACCGGGCCTCGTGGAACTCTCGGAGTACCGCGACCCGGACTTCGTCCTCCAGACCTTCACCCGAGGGGCTCCCGACGGGAGTGCTCCGCCGTCCGTCGCCGAGGCGGAGGGCCTTGTGTGA
- the paaE gene encoding 1,2-phenylacetyl-CoA epoxidase subunit PaaE, translating to MTAPTPTASTQAVRGRRRPAFHALRVASVEALTEDAAAVTFAVPGALAERFAFAPGQSLTVRRRVDGHEQRRSYSLCSPVGQAPRIGVRVVPDGLFSNWLVREVRPGDVVDVMEPTGLFTPVLGEPAHHVLVAAGSGITPMLSIAGSVLAACEEARVTLLYGNRRSGTVMFADELADLKDGCPERFQVAHVLSREPREAEILSGRLDGERLAALVSAFVDAGEEHHWWLCGPHGMVKDARALLEGLGVPADRIHQELFFADDQEPVPLRRPDDTVPEGPASEVTVVLDGRSSTFPLARDESVLDGAQRVRPDMPFACKGGVCGTCRARVTGGEADMRRNFALEPGEVEQGYVLTCQTRAVSEELTVDYDV from the coding sequence ATGACCGCGCCCACTCCCACGGCCTCCACGCAGGCTGTACGCGGGCGCCGCAGGCCCGCCTTCCACGCGCTGCGGGTCGCGTCGGTGGAGGCGCTGACCGAGGACGCGGCGGCGGTGACCTTCGCGGTCCCCGGCGCGCTGGCCGAGCGGTTCGCCTTCGCCCCCGGCCAGTCGCTGACGGTACGGCGCCGGGTGGACGGCCATGAGCAGCGGCGCTCGTACTCGCTGTGCTCGCCCGTCGGGCAGGCGCCCAGGATCGGGGTGCGGGTGGTGCCCGACGGGCTCTTCTCCAACTGGCTGGTACGTGAGGTGCGCCCGGGGGACGTGGTGGACGTGATGGAACCGACGGGGCTCTTCACCCCCGTGCTGGGTGAGCCCGCCCACCATGTGCTGGTCGCGGCCGGTTCCGGGATCACTCCGATGCTGTCCATCGCGGGGTCGGTGCTGGCCGCCTGTGAGGAGGCGCGCGTGACGCTCCTGTACGGGAACCGGCGCAGCGGCACCGTGATGTTCGCGGACGAACTCGCCGATCTCAAGGACGGTTGCCCCGAGCGGTTCCAGGTGGCGCATGTGCTGTCCAGAGAGCCGCGGGAGGCGGAGATCCTCTCCGGACGGCTGGACGGCGAGCGGCTCGCGGCGCTGGTCTCCGCCTTCGTCGACGCCGGGGAGGAGCACCACTGGTGGCTGTGCGGTCCGCACGGCATGGTCAAGGACGCGCGGGCGCTGCTCGAAGGTCTCGGTGTCCCTGCCGACCGTATCCACCAGGAGCTGTTCTTCGCCGACGACCAGGAACCCGTGCCTCTCCGGCGCCCCGACGACACGGTTCCCGAGGGGCCGGCCTCGGAGGTCACGGTGGTCCTCGACGGGCGGTCGAGCACTTTCCCGCTGGCCCGCGACGAGAGCGTGCTCGACGGCGCGCAGCGCGTCAGGCCCGATATGCCGTTCGCCTGCAAAGGTGGCGTCTGTGGTACGTGCCGGGCCCGGGTCACCGGTGGTGAGGCGGACATGCGGCGCAACTTCGCGCTCGAACCGGGCGAGGTGGAGCAGGGGTACGTACTGACGTGCCAGACGCGCGCCGTCTCGGAGGAGCTGACGGTGGACTACGACGTCTGA
- a CDS encoding LLM class F420-dependent oxidoreductase, with product MEIGRVGIWNPLLASGDPEGTGEAAEATAELEQLGYGAVWLGGNSSVPVAADLVRATSRIVVATGILSIWDYDAPLVAEQCAALSATDPGRFLLGLGASHSALAKNYHKPYSSMVAYLDALDSARSPVPREGRVLAALGPKMLKLAGERAAGAHPYLVTPEHTALARQALGADALLAPEVKVVFETDAEKARSIARSYLEMYLGLPNYTNNWLRLGFSEDDFKGGGSDRLIDANVIWGDESSLREGVAAYHEAGADHVAVQVLTEDMRALPRAQWRELAGVLELS from the coding sequence ATGGAGATCGGTCGAGTCGGAATCTGGAACCCGCTACTCGCTTCCGGAGACCCCGAAGGCACCGGAGAGGCGGCGGAGGCCACGGCCGAGTTGGAGCAGTTGGGTTACGGAGCGGTATGGCTGGGCGGCAACAGCTCCGTACCGGTCGCCGCCGACCTGGTCAGGGCCACGTCCCGGATCGTGGTCGCCACCGGCATCCTGAGTATCTGGGACTACGACGCTCCGCTCGTGGCGGAGCAGTGCGCGGCGCTGAGCGCCACCGACCCCGGGCGTTTCCTGCTCGGGCTCGGGGCCAGCCACTCCGCGCTGGCGAAGAACTACCACAAGCCCTACTCGTCGATGGTCGCCTACCTCGACGCGCTGGACTCGGCGCGGTCGCCGGTCCCCCGCGAGGGGCGGGTGCTCGCCGCGCTCGGTCCGAAGATGCTCAAGCTGGCGGGCGAGCGCGCCGCGGGCGCACATCCCTACCTGGTGACGCCTGAGCACACCGCCCTGGCCAGGCAGGCGCTGGGAGCGGATGCCCTGCTCGCGCCCGAGGTGAAGGTGGTGTTCGAGACCGACGCCGAGAAGGCCCGGTCCATCGCCAGGTCGTATCTGGAGATGTATCTGGGGCTGCCCAACTACACCAACAACTGGCTGCGTCTGGGCTTCAGCGAGGACGACTTCAAGGGCGGCGGCAGCGACAGGCTCATCGACGCCAATGTCATTTGGGGCGACGAGTCCAGCCTGCGCGAGGGGGTGGCCGCCTACCACGAGGCGGGCGCCGACCACGTGGCCGTCCAGGTGCTGACCGAGGACATGAGGGCCCTGCCGAGGGCGCAGTGGCGTGAGCTGGCGGGCGTGCTGGAGCTGAGCTGA